From Cellulomonas dongxiuzhuiae, the proteins below share one genomic window:
- a CDS encoding tyrosine-type recombinase/integrase yields the protein MQVFVPSAFRRTLRLPWVHHLDAHPAQGADALLFPSRAGGSGQMHSSTYAYYFKQAVRTTSLPFDFRFHWLRHTGLTLAAQSGATLAELQARAGHSTPSTVMLYQHATAVRDQALAAALSEFAR from the coding sequence ATGCAGGTATTCGTGCCGTCAGCATTCCGCCGCACGTTGCGGCTGCCGTGGGTACATCATCTCGACGCTCACCCGGCCCAGGGCGCTGACGCCTTGCTCTTCCCGAGTCGAGCAGGGGGTTCGGGCCAGATGCACTCGTCCACGTACGCGTATTACTTCAAGCAGGCCGTGAGGACGACGTCGCTGCCGTTCGACTTCCGTTTCCATTGGCTCCGCCACACCGGTCTGACATTGGCAGCCCAGTCGGGCGCCACGTTGGCTGAGCTTCAAGCCCGCGCTGGGCACTCGACTCCGTCCACGGTGATGCTCTATCAGCACGCGACGGCGGTCCGCGACCAAGCGTTAGCGGCTGCACTCTCAGAGTTCGCGAGGTAG
- a CDS encoding isochorismatase family protein — MTTLENRDRSALLVIDVQTGVLVGAHDRDGVLGRIGVLLERARGDGTEVVWVQHSSDQLPVESEPWQIVSELTVRDGEPVVHKRYGDAFEATDLEDVLAARGIGRLVVAGAQTDACVRSTLHGALTRGYDVTLVSDAHTTEDLSAWGAPSPAEVVAHTNLYWGFEEAPGRTAGTATAAEVELGGASG; from the coding sequence ATGACCACGCTCGAGAACCGCGACCGCAGCGCACTGCTCGTCATCGACGTCCAGACGGGCGTCCTGGTGGGCGCGCACGACCGCGACGGCGTCCTCGGTCGCATCGGGGTGCTGCTCGAACGTGCCCGCGGCGACGGCACGGAGGTCGTGTGGGTGCAGCACAGCAGCGACCAGCTCCCCGTGGAGTCGGAGCCCTGGCAGATCGTCAGCGAGCTGACCGTGCGCGACGGCGAGCCGGTGGTGCACAAGCGGTACGGCGACGCGTTCGAGGCGACGGACCTGGAGGACGTGCTCGCGGCGCGCGGCATCGGCCGGCTGGTCGTCGCGGGCGCGCAGACGGACGCCTGCGTGCGCTCGACGCTGCACGGGGCCCTCACGCGCGGGTACGACGTGACGCTCGTGTCGGACGCCCACACCACCGAGGACCTGAGCGCGTGGGGTGCGCCCTCGCCGGCGGAGGTCGTCGCGCACACCAACCTGTACTGGGGCTTCGAGGAGGCGCCGGGGCGCACGGCGGGGACGGCGACGGCGGCGGAGGTCGAGCTCGGCGGCGCCTCGGGCTGA
- the pyk gene encoding pyruvate kinase: MRRAKIVCTIGPVTESPEQVQALVDAGMDVARLNRSHGDTEVHKRVYDNVRAAAKASGRSVAVLVDLQGPKIRLGRFIEGKHHLAVGDVFTITTDDVEGTKERVSTTFKGLTGDVKPGDPILIDDGKVLVRVTAVEGSDVVTRVEVPGPVSNNKGLNLPGVAVSVPAMSDKDEEDLRWALNVGADLIALSFVRSAADYDDVRRIMEEEGRVVPVIAKIEKPQAVENLNEIVQAFDGIMVARGDLGVELPLEQVPLVQKRAIELARRNAKPVIVATQVLESMITSPRPTRAEASDCANAVLDGADAVMLSGETSVGDFPIEAVRTMARIIESTEELGRERIAPLGSVPSSRGGAITRAAAEIGERIGVKYLVTFTQSGDSARRMSRLRAPIPLLAFTPEEDVRNRLSLSWGVQTYQVPRVDSTDSMVSQVDHTLRANGLAEVGDYVVVVAGTPVGVVGSTNTVVVHKIGDDEVERTRIA, translated from the coding sequence ATGCGTAGAGCCAAGATCGTCTGCACCATCGGTCCCGTGACGGAGTCGCCCGAGCAGGTTCAGGCCCTCGTCGACGCGGGCATGGACGTCGCACGCCTGAACCGCAGCCACGGGGACACCGAGGTGCACAAGCGCGTGTACGACAACGTGCGTGCCGCTGCCAAGGCCTCGGGCCGCTCGGTGGCCGTCCTCGTCGACCTCCAGGGCCCCAAGATCCGTCTCGGACGGTTCATCGAGGGCAAGCACCACCTCGCCGTCGGTGACGTCTTCACCATCACGACGGACGACGTCGAGGGCACCAAGGAGCGCGTCTCGACGACGTTCAAGGGCCTGACCGGGGACGTCAAGCCCGGCGACCCGATCCTCATCGACGACGGCAAGGTCCTCGTCCGCGTCACCGCGGTCGAGGGCAGCGACGTCGTCACCCGCGTCGAGGTCCCGGGCCCGGTGTCGAACAACAAGGGCCTCAACCTGCCTGGCGTCGCGGTGTCCGTGCCCGCCATGAGCGACAAGGACGAGGAGGACCTGCGCTGGGCCCTGAACGTCGGCGCCGACCTCATCGCGCTGTCGTTCGTCCGCTCGGCGGCCGACTACGACGACGTCCGTCGGATCATGGAGGAGGAGGGCCGGGTCGTCCCGGTCATCGCCAAGATCGAGAAGCCGCAGGCCGTCGAGAACCTCAACGAGATCGTCCAGGCGTTCGACGGCATCATGGTCGCGCGCGGCGACCTGGGCGTCGAGCTGCCGCTCGAGCAGGTCCCGCTCGTGCAGAAGCGTGCCATCGAGCTGGCCCGGCGCAACGCCAAGCCGGTCATCGTCGCGACGCAGGTGCTCGAGTCGATGATCACGAGCCCCCGCCCGACGCGCGCCGAGGCGTCCGACTGCGCCAACGCGGTGCTCGACGGCGCGGACGCGGTCATGCTGTCCGGCGAGACGAGCGTCGGGGACTTCCCGATCGAGGCCGTGCGCACCATGGCGCGGATCATCGAGAGCACCGAGGAGCTCGGCCGGGAGCGCATCGCGCCCCTCGGCTCGGTGCCGTCGTCGCGGGGCGGGGCCATCACGCGCGCTGCTGCCGAGATCGGTGAGCGCATCGGCGTCAAGTACCTCGTGACGTTCACGCAGTCCGGCGACTCCGCGCGGCGGATGTCCCGCCTGCGGGCGCCGATCCCGCTGCTCGCCTTCACGCCCGAGGAGGACGTGCGCAACCGCCTGTCGCTCTCCTGGGGCGTCCAGACGTACCAGGTGCCGAGGGTCGACAGCACCGACTCGATGGTCAGCCAGGTGGACCACACGCTGCGCGCCAACGGCCTGGCGGAGGTCGGGGACTACGTCGTCGTCGTCGCCGGCACGCCCGTGGGCGTCGTCGGCTCGACCAACACCGTCGTGGTGCACAAGATCGGCGACGACGAGGTCGAGCGCACCCGCATCGCCTGA
- a CDS encoding glutamate synthase subunit beta, whose translation MADPRGFLKVRERELPPNRPVEVRLRDWKDVHAHLEEGQPFLKEQAGRCMDCGIPFCHNGCPLGNLIPDWNDLVWRGQWADAIDRLHATNNFPEFTGRICPAPCESSCVLGINQPPVTIKNVEVSIIDEAFARGLVTPQVPQRLTGHTVAVVGSGPAGLAAAQQLTRAGHTVAVYERDDEIGGLLRYGVPDFKLEKIHIDRRLEQMRAEGTRFRPGVEVGRDVTWVQLQARYDAIVLATGATVPRELKVPGLGLGGVHVAMDYLHQANAVVAGKDVPDRITAEGKHVVIIGGGDTGSDCLGTALRQGAASVTTLAIGKRPPTERPESQPWPTDPVLFEVSSSHEEGGERAYLASTVAFLGDQGDDGGHVRALRLATTEYLPDGRRVPTPGTEQDVPADLVLIAMGFTGPETGDLTEQLGVELTGRGAVARDDDFSTSVPGVFVAGDAGRGQSLVVWAIAEGRAAAAAVDAYLSGSSELPAPVSASTVALRP comes from the coding sequence GTGGCTGACCCCCGCGGCTTTCTGAAGGTGCGGGAGCGCGAGCTCCCCCCGAACCGCCCGGTCGAGGTGCGGCTGCGTGACTGGAAGGACGTCCACGCGCACCTCGAGGAGGGCCAGCCGTTCCTCAAGGAGCAGGCGGGCCGCTGCATGGACTGCGGCATCCCGTTCTGCCACAACGGCTGCCCCCTGGGCAACCTCATCCCCGACTGGAACGACCTCGTGTGGCGCGGGCAGTGGGCCGACGCCATCGACCGGCTGCACGCGACCAACAACTTCCCCGAGTTCACGGGGCGGATCTGCCCGGCACCGTGCGAGTCGAGCTGCGTGCTGGGCATCAACCAGCCGCCCGTCACCATCAAGAACGTCGAGGTCTCGATCATCGACGAGGCGTTCGCGCGCGGGCTCGTCACGCCGCAGGTGCCGCAGCGGCTGACGGGTCACACGGTCGCCGTCGTCGGTTCGGGCCCCGCGGGCCTCGCGGCCGCGCAGCAGCTCACGCGTGCCGGCCACACCGTCGCGGTGTACGAGCGCGACGACGAGATCGGTGGCCTGCTGCGCTACGGCGTGCCGGACTTCAAGCTCGAGAAGATCCACATCGACCGCCGTCTCGAGCAGATGCGCGCCGAGGGCACGCGCTTCCGGCCGGGCGTCGAGGTCGGCCGGGACGTCACGTGGGTGCAGCTGCAGGCCCGCTACGACGCGATCGTCCTGGCCACCGGTGCCACGGTGCCGCGCGAGCTGAAGGTGCCGGGGCTCGGGCTCGGCGGCGTGCACGTCGCCATGGACTACCTGCACCAGGCCAACGCGGTCGTCGCCGGCAAGGACGTGCCCGACAGGATCACGGCCGAGGGCAAGCACGTCGTCATCATCGGCGGCGGCGACACGGGCTCCGACTGCCTGGGCACGGCCCTGCGCCAGGGTGCGGCCTCGGTGACGACGCTCGCCATCGGCAAGCGGCCGCCGACGGAGCGTCCCGAGTCCCAGCCGTGGCCGACGGACCCGGTGCTGTTCGAGGTCTCGTCGTCGCACGAGGAGGGTGGTGAGCGCGCCTACCTCGCCTCGACCGTCGCGTTCCTCGGTGACCAGGGCGACGACGGCGGGCACGTGCGTGCGCTGCGCCTCGCGACCACCGAGTACCTGCCGGACGGCCGCCGCGTGCCGACGCCCGGCACCGAGCAGGACGTCCCCGCTGACCTGGTCCTCATCGCGATGGGCTTCACGGGCCCGGAGACCGGTGACCTCACCGAGCAGCTCGGTGTGGAGCTCACGGGTCGCGGCGCCGTGGCCCGGGACGACGACTTCAGCACCAGCGTGCCGGGCGTGTTCGTCGCCGGTGACGCCGGCCGCGGGCAGTCCCTCGTGGTCTGGGCCATCGCCGAGGGCCGCGCCGCAGCAGCTGCCGTCGACGCCTACCTGTCGGGCTCGTCCGAGCTCCCTGCCCCCGTCTCAGCCAGCACGGTGGCACTGCGACCCTGA
- the gltB gene encoding glutamate synthase large subunit: protein MSTSPVSPGPAVAPARHALYDPAAEHDACGFAFVATLRGTPGRDIVDAGLTALLNLDHRGAVGAEEDSGDGAGILTQIPDAFLRDVVDAELPAAGYYAIGMAFLPVDDAERAHVVAAVEAVAAEEKLEVLAWREVVVTADLVGPTARASMPVFRQLVVADPSRELSGIALDRRAYRLRKRAEREHGVYFASLSARTITYKGMLTTGQLEPFFADLSDPRYATEIALVHSRFSTNTFPSWPLAQPFRMVAHNGEINTVRGNRNWMAAREGMLSSELLGDLGPLLPVCTPGGSDSGSFDEVLELLHLSGRSLPHSVMMMIPEPWEKHAQMDPSTRAFFEYHSTLMEPWDGPAAMTFTDGTLIGAVQDRNGLRPGRYWVTEDGLVVCASEAGVLDIDPASIVAKGRLEPGLFFLVDTGQGRIVADVEVMAQLAAQRPYAQWVQDNAVHLSQLPEREHVAHSAASVRRRQRAFGYTEEELKILLAPMAAAGAEPLGAMGSDTPVAVLSKRPRLLFDYFTQMFAQVTNPPLDAIREELVTSIGGAIGPEPNLLVDGPEHARKIMLPFPVIDNDQLAKVVHVVKEPSLGFRAITIRGLYKVDGGGAALERRLEEIFAEVDRAVADGVSFLVLSDRNSDADLAPIPSLLLLSAVHHHTLRRHTRTQISLVVEAGDVREVHHVALLVGYGAAAVNPYLAMETVEDQARSGYLPGVTPETAVANLIKALGKGVLKVMSKMGISTIASYRGAQVFEAIGLSHALVDRYFTGTTSRLGGIGLDVIAAEVAARHADAYPASGNRQAHQRLAVGGEYQWRRGGEEHLFDPETVFRLQHSTRTRQMDVFREYTARVDEQAERLMTLRGLLRFKEGERPPVPIDEVEPVSEIVKRFNTGAMSYGSISAEAHETLAIAMNQLGGKSNTGEGGEDPDRLHDPRRRSAIKQIASGRFGVTSEYLTNADDIQIKLAQGAKPGEGGQLPGHKVYPWVAKTRHSTPGVGLISPPPHHDIYSIEDLAQLIHDAKNANPSARIHTKLVSEFGVGTVAAGVAKAHSDVVLISGHDGGTGASPLTSLKHAGTPWEIGLAETQQTLVLNDLRDRVVVQVDGQLKTGRDVLVGALLGAEEFGFATAPLVVSGCVMMRVCHLDTCPVGVATQNPELRARFTGRPEFVVTFFEFIAQEVREHLAALGFRSIKEAVGRVEMLDTRRAVDHWKAEGLDLTPVLAVPRPKPGSGLSHARSQEHGLERALDNQLIAMAADALERAEPVRIALPVRNVNRTVGTMLGHHVTKRYGGAGLPDDTIDVTLTGSAGQSFGAFLPKGITLRLFGDANDYVGKGLSGGRIVVRPDRSSALTSQHNVIAGNVIGYGATSGQILLRGLVGERFGVRNSGATLVVEGVGDHACEYMTGGTVMVLGPTGRNLGAGMSGGTTYVLDLTPELVNVDAVRTGELALDPLDDDDFTHVESLLRVYAEETGSLVAAQLLEDPAATRARFTRLLPTEYARVRSALAQAEADGLDPSAPGVWDQILEVARG, encoded by the coding sequence ATGTCGACGTCGCCCGTGAGCCCTGGCCCAGCCGTGGCGCCTGCCCGGCATGCCCTCTACGACCCGGCGGCCGAGCACGACGCCTGCGGGTTCGCGTTCGTCGCGACGCTGCGCGGCACCCCCGGGCGCGACATCGTCGACGCCGGGCTGACCGCGCTGCTCAACCTCGACCACCGCGGTGCGGTCGGTGCGGAGGAGGACAGCGGTGACGGCGCCGGCATCCTCACGCAGATCCCCGACGCCTTCCTGCGCGACGTGGTGGACGCCGAGCTGCCGGCCGCCGGCTACTACGCCATCGGCATGGCCTTCCTGCCCGTGGACGACGCCGAGCGGGCGCACGTGGTCGCGGCGGTCGAGGCCGTCGCTGCGGAGGAGAAGCTCGAGGTCCTCGCCTGGCGCGAGGTGGTCGTGACGGCGGACCTGGTCGGCCCCACCGCCCGGGCCTCGATGCCCGTGTTCCGCCAGCTGGTCGTGGCCGACCCGTCGCGCGAGCTGTCCGGCATCGCCCTCGACCGACGCGCGTACCGACTGCGCAAGCGCGCGGAGCGCGAGCACGGCGTGTACTTCGCGTCGTTGTCGGCGCGCACGATCACCTACAAGGGCATGCTGACGACCGGGCAGCTCGAGCCGTTCTTCGCGGACCTGTCCGACCCGCGCTACGCGACCGAGATCGCGCTCGTGCACTCGCGTTTCTCCACCAACACGTTCCCGTCCTGGCCCCTGGCCCAGCCGTTCCGGATGGTCGCCCACAACGGTGAGATCAACACCGTGCGCGGCAACCGCAACTGGATGGCGGCCCGTGAGGGCATGCTCTCGTCCGAGCTCCTGGGCGACCTCGGGCCGCTCCTGCCCGTCTGCACCCCCGGCGGCTCCGACTCCGGCAGCTTCGACGAGGTCCTGGAGCTGCTGCACCTGTCGGGACGCTCCCTGCCGCACTCCGTGATGATGATGATCCCGGAGCCGTGGGAGAAGCACGCGCAGATGGACCCGTCCACGCGTGCGTTCTTCGAGTACCACTCGACCCTCATGGAGCCCTGGGACGGTCCCGCGGCCATGACGTTCACCGACGGCACCCTCATCGGTGCCGTGCAGGACCGCAACGGTCTGCGGCCCGGCCGCTACTGGGTGACCGAGGACGGTCTCGTGGTCTGCGCGTCCGAGGCGGGCGTGCTCGACATCGACCCCGCCTCGATCGTCGCCAAGGGCCGCCTGGAGCCGGGCCTGTTCTTCCTCGTCGACACCGGCCAGGGCCGGATCGTGGCCGACGTCGAGGTCATGGCCCAGCTCGCCGCCCAGCGCCCGTACGCGCAGTGGGTCCAGGACAACGCCGTCCACCTTTCGCAGCTGCCCGAGCGCGAGCACGTGGCCCACTCGGCCGCCTCCGTCCGACGCCGGCAGCGCGCGTTCGGGTACACCGAGGAGGAGCTGAAGATCCTCCTGGCGCCGATGGCCGCCGCGGGCGCCGAGCCGCTCGGGGCGATGGGGTCGGACACGCCCGTCGCCGTGCTCTCGAAGCGTCCCCGGCTGCTGTTCGACTACTTCACGCAGATGTTCGCGCAGGTCACCAACCCGCCGCTGGACGCGATCCGCGAGGAGCTGGTCACCTCCATCGGCGGCGCGATCGGCCCCGAGCCGAACCTGCTCGTCGACGGGCCCGAGCACGCGCGCAAGATCATGCTGCCGTTTCCGGTCATCGACAACGACCAGCTCGCCAAGGTCGTGCACGTCGTCAAGGAGCCGTCCCTGGGCTTCCGCGCCATCACGATCCGCGGGCTGTACAAGGTCGACGGGGGAGGGGCGGCGCTCGAGCGGCGCCTCGAGGAGATCTTCGCCGAGGTCGACCGTGCGGTCGCCGACGGCGTGAGCTTCCTCGTGCTGTCGGACCGCAACTCCGACGCGGACCTCGCACCGATCCCGTCGCTGCTCCTGCTCTCGGCCGTGCACCACCACACGCTGCGGCGTCACACCCGCACGCAGATCTCGCTCGTCGTCGAGGCGGGTGACGTGCGGGAGGTCCACCACGTGGCGCTCCTCGTGGGCTACGGCGCGGCGGCGGTCAACCCGTACCTCGCGATGGAGACGGTCGAGGACCAGGCGCGCAGCGGCTACCTGCCGGGCGTCACGCCGGAGACGGCCGTCGCGAACCTCATCAAGGCGCTCGGCAAGGGCGTCCTGAAGGTCATGTCCAAGATGGGCATCTCGACGATCGCGTCGTACCGGGGTGCGCAGGTGTTCGAGGCGATCGGCCTGTCGCACGCGCTGGTCGACCGGTACTTCACCGGGACGACGAGCCGCCTCGGCGGCATCGGGCTCGACGTCATCGCGGCCGAGGTCGCCGCGCGGCACGCCGACGCCTACCCCGCCAGCGGCAACCGCCAGGCGCACCAGCGCCTCGCGGTCGGCGGCGAGTACCAGTGGCGCCGGGGCGGCGAGGAGCACCTGTTCGACCCCGAGACGGTCTTCCGTCTGCAGCACTCCACGCGGACGCGCCAGATGGACGTGTTCCGTGAGTACACCGCCCGCGTCGACGAGCAGGCCGAGCGCCTGATGACGCTGCGCGGCCTGCTGCGGTTCAAGGAGGGCGAGCGCCCGCCGGTGCCGATCGACGAGGTCGAGCCCGTCAGCGAGATCGTCAAGCGGTTCAACACCGGCGCGATGTCCTACGGGTCGATCTCCGCCGAGGCGCACGAGACGCTGGCGATCGCGATGAACCAGCTGGGCGGGAAGTCGAACACGGGCGAGGGCGGCGAGGACCCGGACCGCCTGCACGACCCGCGGCGGCGTTCGGCGATCAAGCAGATCGCGTCGGGTCGCTTCGGCGTCACCAGCGAGTACCTCACCAACGCGGACGACATCCAGATCAAGCTCGCCCAGGGCGCCAAGCCGGGCGAGGGAGGTCAGCTGCCCGGTCACAAGGTGTACCCGTGGGTCGCCAAGACGCGGCACTCGACGCCGGGGGTGGGACTGATCTCGCCGCCGCCGCACCACGACATCTACTCGATCGAGGACCTCGCGCAGCTCATCCACGACGCGAAGAACGCCAACCCGTCGGCGCGCATCCACACCAAGCTGGTCAGCGAGTTCGGCGTCGGCACGGTCGCGGCGGGTGTGGCCAAGGCGCACTCGGACGTCGTCCTGATCTCCGGTCACGACGGTGGCACGGGCGCGAGCCCGCTGACGTCGCTGAAGCACGCCGGCACCCCGTGGGAGATCGGGCTGGCGGAGACGCAGCAGACCCTGGTGCTCAACGACCTGCGCGACCGTGTCGTCGTGCAGGTCGACGGGCAGCTCAAGACCGGCCGCGACGTGCTGGTCGGGGCGCTGCTGGGGGCCGAGGAGTTCGGCTTCGCCACCGCGCCCCTCGTCGTCTCGGGCTGCGTGATGATGCGTGTCTGCCACCTCGACACGTGCCCCGTCGGTGTCGCGACGCAGAACCCCGAGCTGCGGGCCCGGTTCACGGGCCGCCCCGAGTTCGTCGTGACCTTCTTCGAGTTCATCGCGCAGGAGGTGCGTGAGCACCTCGCGGCTCTCGGGTTCCGGTCGATCAAGGAGGCCGTGGGCCGCGTCGAGATGCTCGACACGCGCCGCGCGGTCGACCACTGGAAGGCCGAGGGGCTCGACCTGACGCCGGTGCTCGCGGTGCCCCGGCCGAAGCCCGGGTCGGGCCTGTCCCACGCGCGGTCGCAGGAGCACGGCCTCGAGCGGGCGCTCGACAACCAGCTCATCGCCATGGCGGCGGACGCCCTCGAGCGTGCGGAGCCCGTGCGCATCGCGCTGCCGGTGCGCAACGTCAACCGGACGGTCGGCACCATGCTCGGCCACCACGTGACCAAGCGGTACGGCGGCGCCGGGCTCCCCGACGACACGATCGACGTGACGCTCACCGGCTCGGCCGGGCAGTCGTTCGGCGCCTTCCTGCCGAAGGGCATCACCCTGCGGCTGTTCGGTGACGCCAACGACTACGTCGGCAAGGGCCTGTCGGGCGGCCGGATCGTCGTGCGTCCCGACCGCAGCTCCGCCCTGACGAGCCAGCACAACGTCATCGCCGGCAACGTCATCGGGTACGGCGCCACGAGCGGGCAGATCTTGCTGCGCGGCCTCGTCGGCGAGCGGTTCGGTGTGCGCAACTCCGGCGCCACACTGGTCGTCGAGGGCGTGGGCGACCACGCGTGCGAGTACATGACAGGTGGCACCGTCATGGTGCTGGGCCCCACGGGCCGCAACCTGGGAGCCGGCATGTCCGGCGGCACCACCTACGTGCTCGACCTGACGCCCGAGCTGGTCAACGTCGACGCCGTCCGGACGGGCGAGCTCGCCCTCGACCCGCTGGACGACGACGACTTCACGCACGTCGAGAGCCTGCTGCGGGTGTACGCCGAGGAGACCGGGTCCCTCGTCGCGGCACAGCTGCTGGAGGACCCGGCCGCGACGCGAGCACGCTTCACGCGTCTGCTGCCCACCGAGTACGCCCGCGTCCGCAGCGCTCTCGCGCAGGCCGAGGCCGACGGCCTCGACCCGAGCGCGCCCGGCGTGTGGGACCAGATCCTGGAGGTGGCCCGTGGCTGA
- the lgt gene encoding prolipoprotein diacylglyceryl transferase — translation MMPAPFAIPSPSQGVWYLGPFPLRAYAIAILLGIVVATVMTQRRWKDRGGDPETVLDIAYWAIPFGIVGGRIYHVVSSPDAYFGPHGDPWKAFAIWEGGLGIWGAVALGAVGAWIGCRRHGVRLGVFADALAPGLLVAQGVGRLGNWFNQELFGGPTTLPWGLRIDDVHLPAGYDPGTLFHPTFLYELAWNFAAAALLIYLDRRLQLGHGRLFWLYVVLYTSGRLWIELLRIDPAETVLGLRLNVWTSIVVGLAALVAFVVVGRQHPGRDTTVLLTPHTTQDDEANTPDRIR, via the coding sequence ATGATGCCGGCGCCCTTCGCGATCCCGAGCCCGTCGCAGGGCGTCTGGTACCTGGGCCCCTTCCCGCTGCGTGCCTACGCGATCGCGATCCTGCTCGGGATCGTCGTCGCCACCGTCATGACGCAGCGACGCTGGAAGGACCGCGGGGGGGATCCCGAGACGGTGCTCGACATCGCGTACTGGGCGATCCCGTTCGGGATCGTCGGTGGGCGGATCTACCACGTGGTCAGCTCGCCGGACGCGTACTTCGGGCCACACGGGGACCCGTGGAAGGCGTTCGCGATCTGGGAGGGCGGGCTGGGCATCTGGGGCGCCGTCGCGCTCGGTGCGGTCGGCGCGTGGATCGGCTGCCGTCGTCACGGTGTGCGGCTGGGGGTCTTCGCCGACGCCCTGGCGCCGGGCCTGCTGGTCGCGCAGGGCGTCGGACGGCTGGGCAACTGGTTCAACCAGGAGCTCTTCGGCGGGCCGACGACGCTGCCGTGGGGTCTGCGCATCGACGACGTGCACCTGCCGGCGGGCTACGACCCCGGCACGCTGTTCCACCCGACGTTCCTGTACGAGCTGGCGTGGAACTTCGCGGCGGCGGCGCTCCTGATCTACCTGGACCGACGCCTGCAGCTGGGCCACGGGCGGCTCTTCTGGCTGTACGTCGTGCTCTACACGTCGGGCCGGCTGTGGATCGAGCTGCTGCGGATCGACCCCGCCGAGACGGTGCTCGGCCTGCGACTCAACGTCTGGACGTCGATCGTGGTCGGCCTGGCCGCGCTGGTAGCGTTCGTGGTGGTCGGACGTCAGCACCCTGGACGTGACACGACCGTCCTGCTCACACCCCACACCACGCAGGACGACGAGGCGAACACCCCCGACCGCATCCGGTGA
- the trpA gene encoding tryptophan synthase subunit alpha, giving the protein MSVTDVRSATGEKLDTLASGPEPRAALIGYLPVGFPSVPGSARAVRTMVEAGVDIVELGVPYTDPVMDGPVIQAAANHALAHGTRVRDTLLVAEQVADAGAPVLVMTYWNLVLRYGVDAFARDLAAAGGAGLITPDLIPDEGGEWLAAADAHGLDRVFLVAPSSTPERLASTVAASRGFVYAASTMGVTGERATVGERAEQLVADTRAAGASRVCVGLGVSRPEQAAQVAGYADGVIVGSALVRPLLEAPDEATGLDALAGVVRGLAAGVRSAVRTPR; this is encoded by the coding sequence GTGAGCGTGACGGACGTGAGGTCCGCGACGGGGGAGAAGCTCGACACGCTGGCCTCCGGGCCCGAGCCCCGCGCCGCGCTCATCGGCTACCTGCCGGTCGGCTTCCCGTCCGTGCCCGGCTCGGCGCGCGCCGTGCGGACCATGGTCGAGGCGGGCGTCGACATCGTCGAGCTCGGCGTGCCCTACACCGACCCCGTCATGGACGGACCGGTGATCCAGGCCGCAGCGAACCACGCGCTCGCCCACGGCACCCGGGTGCGCGACACGCTGCTGGTCGCGGAGCAGGTCGCCGACGCGGGTGCGCCCGTCCTCGTCATGACCTACTGGAACCTCGTGCTGCGCTACGGCGTCGACGCGTTCGCGCGGGACCTCGCGGCCGCGGGCGGTGCGGGCCTCATCACGCCCGACCTCATCCCGGACGAGGGCGGCGAGTGGCTCGCGGCGGCCGACGCGCACGGGCTGGACCGGGTCTTCCTGGTCGCGCCGAGCTCGACGCCCGAGCGGCTCGCCTCGACCGTCGCCGCGAGCCGCGGCTTCGTGTACGCGGCGTCGACGATGGGCGTCACGGGGGAGCGCGCCACGGTCGGCGAACGGGCCGAGCAGCTCGTCGCCGACACGCGGGCCGCCGGTGCGTCCCGGGTGTGCGTGGGCCTGGGCGTGTCCCGTCCCGAGCAGGCGGCTCAGGTCGCGGGGTACGCGGACGGCGTGATCGTCGGGTCCGCGCTCGTGCGCCCGCTCCTGGAGGCGCCCGACGAGGCCACCGGTCTCGACGCGCTGGCGGGCGTCGTGCGCGGTCTGGCCGCCGGCGTGCGCTCGGCGGTGCGGACGCCGCGATGA